One uncultured Draconibacterium sp. genomic window, CCGTTTCTGTTGGGGCTTCAAACATATTTCCATAGTTAATGCCGCGACCTAATTTACGGTTCAGTTCGAACACTTTTTCGCGGTTTTGTGCAGAGGAAATAAAAAAAAGGAAGAGGATAAAAATAGTCAGATTAGTTTTCATACAGAAGTTTGTTTTAGTTGTTACAATGATACTAAAATTATTTAGATTGTAAAAAATACAATAAGGTATTTGAGGAATTGCACACGATCAAAAAGTAGTAACTTCACTGCGAAACCAACCGACCCGAACAGCTTATTTTTATCTGTGAATAAAGTTCCATGCGATTGTGCTAAAATTTAATCTTACTCCCATATAATTTACTACTTTAACGTGAGTTCGATTTAATGCAAGTTGCAAATTTGGTTATTTTCAATAATTTCATCGAGATTTAAAGTAGGCTTTTTAGGAAAGTGCGAATAAGCAATCAGACCTGCTAGCAAGTTTGTAAGAAAGTTCCCAAAGCTTCGGTGTCTTGTGTGTTCTATCTGGCACATATTTTTTAATTCGTCGTTAACTGTCTCAATCAAAGCCCTTTTTCGCAACAATATTTTATCTTGTGTCAGCATCAACGAGTTTTTCATGTTTTTGCGGATTTTGGTAATCAGGTGAATACCGTCGATAAAAAGTTCGTCGAACAATGTTTTTGAGATATAACCTTTATCACCAATAAGTTTCCCGAATATTTTGTCATGGAAATTTTTGTTTTTCAACGGCTCCCTGTCATCAACATTGGCTTGGGTGAAAAGGAAGTCGAGGATTTCTCCTTTGTCGTTGATGACGATGTGGAGTTTGAACCCAAAAAACCATCCCATCGAACATTGCCCTTTAGTAGCCAGTCCTTTAAAAGTTTTGTGTTGAAACTCTCGTCTGATATGGCACACTCTAATGGGGGTGGAATCTATAAACGAAACACCAGTACATTTGCCAAGGCAACATAGTTGCAGGAATACTGCCATGGGCATCAATGATTTCTGCTGAAGCTCGACAAAACGGTTGTATGATACCGTTTTTGGGAAGTCGGATTGCATGTGTTTTTGCACATAATGCACATAAAAATGCTTCAAACACCTGTAATTCTTTAGGTGAAACAACACCATAATGGTAATCACTTCGCTGTCGGACATAACGAATTTACGGTTTCTTCGCTTTTTAGAAGATTCTTCAACCAGGACATGTCCCTCCTTAACCTTCTCAAATTCTTTGCAAAATTCGTCAATTAAATAGAAAATTTCGGTAATTTTAGAGTTCATATTAAAACAAGGTTTTGTTTGTTATATATTTAATAGTCAGATAATTAAATATAATCAAAACCTTGTTTTTTTTAAAATATTTTATTGCATTTTTATATCGAACTCACGTTACTTTAGTTCAAAACCTTTTATATGAAAAGAATAGTTGTTTTATTGTTTGGGGTGCTGCTTGTTTTTTCCGGCTACAGCGCAAACAAGTTGAAGGAGAAAGACAGAAATGAAATTCTGGCTTTGCTTGACAAACAGGTTGAGGCCTGGAATGACGCAAATCTGGAGGTATTTATGGAAACTTACCGGAACTCGGAGAAACTTGTTTTTGTGGGAGCAAATGGTCCAACCTATGGTTGGCAGGCAACGCTCGACAATTACAAAAAATCGTATCCTGATAAAGCAAGAATGGGACATCTGGCCTTTAAAATATTGGATACTTCAAAGATAGACCGCAAATCTGTTTTTGTAATTGGACGTTTCGAACTTACGCGTGAAGTGGGAGATTTGTCCGGGCATTTTACTTTAGTTATCCAAAAGATTAAAAGAAACTGGGTAATCGTGAGCGATCATTCAAGTGCTTCCGATTAATCGTTATTTTCGGCTTTCCGGAATACAATTCTAAGTTTAACGCTTGATTTTACCTGTCGATCGTTAAAGTATTTTGGTTGCCAACCAGGGCCATCTTCGATCAATGTTTTTGCTTTTGTAAAATATTCTTCGTTTGTTTTGTTCGCATTTAAAATCCGAATAATATTTCCATTTGCATCCAGCTCAAGTTTTACTTTAACCACCAGTTTTTGTTCCGGATATTCAGATGGAAGTATTGCATTTTCATTCAGGTACTTGTAATATTCGTCGTATCCAACAGAAGGCACTGCTTCCGAGTTTTGGGGCTCTGTTTTTACAACCTGTACACTTCCTGTTACCTGCTTTTTTTGCTTTGAACCATAACCCACCACAACAACTTCATCCAGAGCAAGCTGGCTTGGTTCAAGTTCAATTAAAATGTTGGAGTCGGCATTGGGTTGAAACTCGTTTGTCTCCATGCCCACAAAACTGGCTATTAAGGTTGCGCTGCTATCATTTTTAACGGGTAAATTAAAACGACCGTTTAAATCAGTAATAACACCCTGGTCTGTTCCTTTCACAACAATACTCACGCCTGGAATAGGCTGCTGGTCGTCTGCTGAAACAACAACACCCTGAACGACCGATTCTAAGTTTTTATCAGGACGTGCAGCTGCCATTTTATCTTTAGGAGCAGCAAAAAGAATTTCTTCGTCGGATTCCAAACTTTGGTCTTCCATTTCCAAAATAACAAGTTCAGTTTCTTTTTTAACTGGTATGGCAGCTTTTTCTATCCTTACTTGTTGTTTTGTTTCAACGATTGATTCCTCATGATTATCACTTTCATTTATCTCAATGTCGCTGCCGGCTTTGTCTGTTTGTATATCGACACTTTTTTCATCAAGCACCGCTTCTGTCTTTTCTTCAATTTCTTCAAGCATTTCTTCTTCAGCAGGTTTTGCTGTTTCTATCTTCTCTTGAACTTTCGTTTCGGACACATGTGGAAGCGGATTTTTATTTTCCAATTGAATCCAGATTATTCCGGCCGAAATCAGTAAAAGAATGGTTGCAGCCGCAGCAAAATAGGGGGTAGCTTTTTTCTTTTTGGAAATTAAGATCCGGTCATTTAATTCTTTTAAATCTTTTGCAATAGCCTGGTTGTCGAGTAAATCGAATCCTTCCATTGCTTCTGCTGCAAACGGATCTTTCTGTACTTCTTTTTCAAAAGTATTGCGCTCGGCATCCGTCATTTGGTTGTTTCGGTACCGCCGGTAATTTTCCAGATCGATATGTTTTTTCCCTTTGCTCATTTCCCTTTTTCCAGGCAGATTTTCAAATTACGTTTCCCGTTTTGAATAAAGCTTTTCACTTTTTTCTCTTCCAGCTTTAATTCGCTTGCAATTTCACGGTAACATTTGTTTTCGTAATAGAACAGGCGGATGCAACTTTTTTGTTCGGCCTTTAATTTTTTAATACAATCGGTCAAAGCTTTTTCCATTGCCTCGTTTTGTTCTTCATCAATAGGATGCAAATCGGGTGTATTTTCCATAAAATTTGCCAGCTCATTATCGCTGGAAACCAGCAATCGCGTTCCCGAATTTTTCCGAAGTTCCATTAAACAATGGTTTTTGGTAACTACGTAAAGCCAACTTTTAAAGTTGTTTATATCGTGTTTGTGAATTCCGGTTTGTATTTTTTCATAAATTTCAATTACAGCATCTTTCGAGATCTCCGCATTTTTGAAATACTTTAAACAAACCCCGTAAACAAGGTGCATGTAGCGCGAATACAACTCACCGAGCACCTCAAAATCCTTCTCATTCAAATAAATTGAAAGAAGTTCCTGATCGTCCAATTGTTTTCTATTTCTGTTTTTTCGGAAGAGTTGCATTGTGGTTTAAAAATCACTTAAAAGTAAAACAATTCAAATTTTTTAAAAATTATTTATGGAATTTATGAATGGCCTGCATCCTGTAATTGAACGTAAATTTTAAAAATAAATATCATGAAACGAACATTTTTAATTTTAGCAGCGATAATTGGTTTATCAGGATTGATAATGGCAAACGAAAGCCGCGTAATAAGCGGAGTAATATTCGATGAAACAGGGAATGTAATTCCGGGAGTTACGATAGTTGTTGATAAAAGTAGTAGGGGAACGGTGAGCGACATAAACGGGTTTTACAAAATTGAAGTGCTTCCTAGCGATAAACAGCTGGTTTTTTCTTTTGTTGGCATGCAAACCGAAAAAGTGAAGATAGGTGAGAAAGATAGAATAGATGTTGTTTTGAAAAATGATTTTGTGGCATGTGAAGAGGTTGTGGTGGTCGGGTATGGAAGTCAGGACAAAGTGGCTATGTGTGGCGCTGTTTCAAGAGTTAAAAGCGGCGGCATATTTGGAAAGAAACGGTACATGGCACCCCCCACAAACTGGAATACCGAAAATTATAGCACAATTCATGAAAATGGATTTAAGAATGCAAAAACTTCACCTTTGTCCACATTTTCTATTGATGTTGACAACGCCTCATATTCCAATGTACGACGGTTTATTAATCAAGGCAGTTTACCGCAAACCGATGCTGTTCGCATTGAGGAGATGATAAATTATTTTACCTACGATTATCCCGAACCACAGGGCGAACATCCGTTTAGTGTAACAACGGAACTGTCAAAATGCCCGTGGAACACAGCACATTACTTAATGCACGTGGGATTAAAAGGGAAGAGCATTGAAAAGGAAAATCTGCCTGCTTCGAATCTGGTTTTTTTGCTTGATGTTTCCGGTTCGATGAGTTCGTACAATAAATTACCGCTTGTTAAAAGGGCATTTAGTATGTTGGTGAATGAATTACGTCCCAATGATCGGGTGGCAATAGTTGTTTATGCAGGAGCTGCCGGAAAAGTTTTGGATTCAACACCGGGCAACGAAAAAAAGGAGATACTTGATGCACTGGAGAAACTAAATGCAGGTGGATCAACTGCCGGTGGCGAAGGACTTAAGCTTGCCTATAAACTTGCCAACGAAAATTTTATTGAAGGAGGAAACAACCGCATTATTCTGGCAACAGACGGCGATTTTAACGTAGGTATTTCAAGCACATCAGAAATGGAGCGACTGGTTGAAATGGAACGCGAAAATGGTGTTTTTATGACCGTTCTGGGTTTTGGTATGGGAAATATAAAAGACGATAAAATGGAAGTAATTGCAGACAAAGGAAACGGTAACTATGCCTACATCGACAACATTCAGGAAGCACGTAAAGTGTTTATTACCGAATTTGGAGGAACACTTTTTACCATTGCAAAAGATGTGAAATTTCAGCTTGAATTTAATCCTGCCCAGGTAAAAAGTTATCGTTTGGTGGGGTATGAAAACCGTTTGTTAAATGATGAAGATTTTAACGACGATACAAAAGATGCAGGTGAAATGGGAGCAGGGCACACCGTAACTGCCTTGTACGAAATTATTCCTGCCCACACCGTTGAGGGTGCACCTTTGGTTGATACGTTAAAATACCAAACTTCCGAAAATGTATCAGGTAAAATTGCTACGGAGTTGCTAACTATTAAATTACGCTACAAAGAACCTGATGGCAATAAAAGTAAACTGATGGAAACAGTTGTAGCCTCTCGTTTGATAAAAAATACTTCGGATGATTTTCGGTTTTCAGCTGCAGTGGCTTCATTTGGAATGGTTTTACGCGATTCTGAATTTAAAGGGACTTCCAGCCTCAGCTCTATTCTTGATTTGGCACGTGATGCAAAAGGAACTGATGAAGAAGGTTATCGTTCAGAATTTATTCAGCTTGTAAAAACCGTTGATGATCTACATTTGCTTGCTGAAAAAGAATAACTGAGCCGTCGTTTTGAGGATAGGGAAGATGATACGATTAAAATAGTATTGAAAAGCCCCAAGCCCCAGGTAGAAACGGGATCCGATCTTTTAAAAAGATCGGATCCCTTGCTTTAAAATGAAGCTATTTCGTTACTGAAGTACGTTCTTTATTTTAACTGTTGTGTTGTCGGTAATATGCGTTTTTGGTAAAAAATTAGGAGATTTTATTCCTGCATACATAATAGCAGCACCTCCTACACCAACTACAATTCCTCCTGCAACTGCTCCCCATGCAACTGCCACAATTCCAACACCTACACAAAATCCTCCGGCCACAATAAGCGTACCTGAAACCAGAAGATTTAATAATAAAGGATTGTGCTTGATTTCGGCAATGCTGGATAGTGGAATAATTATATTTTTAATCATGACCTGGCTCTCGTCAACAAAATGAAATTTGCCAGACAGTTTTCCTCCTTCAACTGTTTTTACCCGTATCCTGGTGTTTTCTTTGAAAACAGTTTCTTTTGTTGTGCCCGGCTGATAAATACCCAGGTATTTATCCTGCGAAAATCCATTCAATACAAACAAAACACCAATAAAAAGCAAAGCTGATTTCATAAATTTAAGTTTAATAATTTTTGTAATTGCAGTGCGGGTTTCAGTGCTTTTACACATTTTATAACTTAATGTAACTCTCTATGTTACAATAAATACCCGTTCGAACGAACTGTGTGATGAAGTACCAACAACATCCAAACATAAATGTGTAGTAAATGTTTTACGCAAAGGGTAAAATAAGGTGTAAAGTGTATTTTAATTGGTTTGAACCATTAATATAGTCAACATCAGCATAATAACAGCAACCAGTGCTCCGCCTAAAAATG contains:
- a CDS encoding IS982 family transposase; translated protein: MNSKITEIFYLIDEFCKEFEKVKEGHVLVEESSKKRRNRKFVMSDSEVITIMVLFHLKNYRCLKHFYVHYVQKHMQSDFPKTVSYNRFVELQQKSLMPMAVFLQLCCLGKCTGVSFIDSTPIRVCHIRREFQHKTFKGLATKGQCSMGWFFGFKLHIVINDKGEILDFLFTQANVDDREPLKNKNFHDKIFGKLIGDKGYISKTLFDELFIDGIHLITKIRKNMKNSLMLTQDKILLRKRALIETVNDELKNMCQIEHTRHRSFGNFLTNLLAGLIAYSHFPKKPTLNLDEIIENNQICNLH
- a CDS encoding DUF4440 domain-containing protein, which encodes MKRIVVLLFGVLLVFSGYSANKLKEKDRNEILALLDKQVEAWNDANLEVFMETYRNSEKLVFVGANGPTYGWQATLDNYKKSYPDKARMGHLAFKILDTSKIDRKSVFVIGRFELTREVGDLSGHFTLVIQKIKRNWVIVSDHSSASD
- a CDS encoding carboxypeptidase-like regulatory domain-containing protein, with the translated sequence MSKGKKHIDLENYRRYRNNQMTDAERNTFEKEVQKDPFAAEAMEGFDLLDNQAIAKDLKELNDRILISKKKKATPYFAAAATILLLISAGIIWIQLENKNPLPHVSETKVQEKIETAKPAEEEMLEEIEEKTEAVLDEKSVDIQTDKAGSDIEINESDNHEESIVETKQQVRIEKAAIPVKKETELVILEMEDQSLESDEEILFAAPKDKMAAARPDKNLESVVQGVVVSADDQQPIPGVSIVVKGTDQGVITDLNGRFNLPVKNDSSATLIASFVGMETNEFQPNADSNILIELEPSQLALDEVVVVGYGSKQKKQVTGSVQVVKTEPQNSEAVPSVGYDEYYKYLNENAILPSEYPEQKLVVKVKLELDANGNIIRILNANKTNEEYFTKAKTLIEDGPGWQPKYFNDRQVKSSVKLRIVFRKAENND
- a CDS encoding sigma-70 family RNA polymerase sigma factor, translated to MQLFRKNRNRKQLDDQELLSIYLNEKDFEVLGELYSRYMHLVYGVCLKYFKNAEISKDAVIEIYEKIQTGIHKHDINNFKSWLYVVTKNHCLMELRKNSGTRLLVSSDNELANFMENTPDLHPIDEEQNEAMEKALTDCIKKLKAEQKSCIRLFYYENKCYREIASELKLEEKKVKSFIQNGKRNLKICLEKGK
- a CDS encoding von Willebrand factor type A domain-containing protein: MKRTFLILAAIIGLSGLIMANESRVISGVIFDETGNVIPGVTIVVDKSSRGTVSDINGFYKIEVLPSDKQLVFSFVGMQTEKVKIGEKDRIDVVLKNDFVACEEVVVVGYGSQDKVAMCGAVSRVKSGGIFGKKRYMAPPTNWNTENYSTIHENGFKNAKTSPLSTFSIDVDNASYSNVRRFINQGSLPQTDAVRIEEMINYFTYDYPEPQGEHPFSVTTELSKCPWNTAHYLMHVGLKGKSIEKENLPASNLVFLLDVSGSMSSYNKLPLVKRAFSMLVNELRPNDRVAIVVYAGAAGKVLDSTPGNEKKEILDALEKLNAGGSTAGGEGLKLAYKLANENFIEGGNNRIILATDGDFNVGISSTSEMERLVEMERENGVFMTVLGFGMGNIKDDKMEVIADKGNGNYAYIDNIQEARKVFITEFGGTLFTIAKDVKFQLEFNPAQVKSYRLVGYENRLLNDEDFNDDTKDAGEMGAGHTVTALYEIIPAHTVEGAPLVDTLKYQTSENVSGKIATELLTIKLRYKEPDGNKSKLMETVVASRLIKNTSDDFRFSAAVASFGMVLRDSEFKGTSSLSSILDLARDAKGTDEEGYRSEFIQLVKTVDDLHLLAEKE